GAGATTTCTAAGTCGATAGATCTATTTTGTGATGTAATTGGGGACAAATGGAGTGTGTTTGATCATGGTAAATAACAAGTAGATCTAATTAGAtcaataaattaagtttttctctttcattttcttcatGATCACGTTTGTGAACAATCCGAGGAAAAATCCATTTTTCCTGCCTAGACTTGTGTTTCGACGATGGcaaaaatagggttaatttgCTATGGTGTTTGTGGCTTATGGAAGTTTGGTGTGATGATGTTGTATTAGACAATGTCCTGATTTTGTATTTCTAATTTCCTTTCCATAACTGTTTCGTCGAAAACAATGTTCTTCCAGGAAATTAACTATCTACTTGTTTGATCTTGCAGAGACTTGGTCTTCATGATTGGAGATGATAAGAACATCCTCTAATTCAAATATTAGGTAACTCATACCATTTAATTTTCCAAGTTGTTTGATCTCTGTTAGTTGTTACTGTTGCGATTTCAGATGTTATTCCTGCTAAACTTTATGCACCAATTTTTGAAGCATAAATAACAGAGGGTGCCCTTCTAATTTGGACTAGGAAAGATAAGAGTGACAGAAGGTTTGATATTATTAAGACATAAATAATTCGAATTCACATGTCAAAGCAGTAGAATTAAGAGCCACTATAACTCCTAATAAGGTTACAGCCACAAATATTATCCCTTTCCTTGGTTTTGTTAAGGGAGAGATTGGGCTAGAGAGTGGCATTTACCAAACTAAGGGGTGATCAAATTCTTCAGCGGAAGATAGTTCGGTAGAAGATGCTGGATTATTtagttacctttttttttttgaggaattgGTAGCATTATTTAGCTATTTCTAACTTTGAAAGATACCAGGGTGGTCTTAAGAATATGGTTAGACACAAAGGCAATACGTATTTTGGTTCATTAGGATTTGATGTTCGCATAACTTCTGTTATGATCAAGTGATCATGTACAGATTGGTAAATCCAAGTTGACTGGTGATTGCATAGATCTCCCCTCAACAGATCTAGGAGGGTCTAGGAAAATAGTATGAAGAATTATTGTTCTAACAAAAATTGTGATGATTTTTCACCTTTTGAAAAAGTGATGACACATTTTAGAGATGAAAATGAACGAACGTGAGGATAATAGCAAAACTTATTTGTGCCATTAGTTGTTATCTATCTGGATCTATTTCCGCCATTTGAAAAAAGATTCTTATTGCAATTGAATATTAGTTGgtttttcaaatattaaagtATAGCGTGGCTTGTAATGAGTCTACGTTTAGAAACAAGCTAGGAAATCAGAATGATAGCATCACTTATTGAGAATGGAGTAATTTGTTAGCGTGTCAAAGAATTATAATTTAGCGAGTTGCCTTCTAGTATTAATGTTAAACTGGAATTCATGATATCTTGCCCTGTTTTTATCTCTAGTTCTCTGTTGATCCTATAGGTTTCGCTGCATTAGCTAGGATTATTACAAAGCATGCAAAATCCACGGCATAATTTGAATGAGGAAGCATAGAAATACTTCGTAGTGCTAGCaaaaacaaaagggaaaaaaaaaaaaaaaaacctctttcAACACTAACAATTGCCCATCAAATAAAGTTATCACTGATCATATACCaatcaaatgcaaaaaaagaagaaattacaAACACATCCTCCCCTCTTCTCACTCATACAAATCCCTCCCTATCTCTTTTCCTCATCATCACCCTTTTCCCTCATCAATTGCCAACAAAATACCCCAAACACAAAACACAGCCTCTTCGCTTCAACTGCCACTCCCCTTGTTCAATGCGTCCCATCCTCTGCTTcctttcctcctcctctgccgctaCAGCTTCTGCTTCTGGAATCAGCACTTTTGTCCGACGCGGCAGTTGAGCGCCCCCGAGAAGCGCGTTAGCCTGGTGACGAACGTGCCGGGCTTGGCCTTGATGAACTCCGTCCTCGAGAATTTTCTCATGTTTTGCCCACCCGATTGGACGAAGAATGCCCCGTTCTGCATCAAATCCCCATCCGATTTCCACACCCATTGTTTCCACTCCGCTTCCGTTGCGTAGTCCCTCTTCGTTATCTACGATTCACATAGAAAACATTTTCCTTTTCAATAAATTTCTCATATGAATATATTATGAGGGctagtttttctcttttctttccccccttttttttttgggtttcctTTTGAATTACCTCCTTAGCGGCTAGATTTGGGGGGGCGATGTATCGGTTGCCCTGGCTGATGATGGTGGGGTGTTTGCTACCACCCACGGCGTACATTAGCCAATGTGTGTAGTCGTTGTTCACCACATGGACAAATCCCCATCGGCACCTACATATACATATTGAAcccaattaattaatcatggaGAGTAAAATATAGAGAAGGAGCAGTTATAGAATCATGGGGAAGAAGTAATttatatgcatgtatgtatttACCTTGGCATCCTCTGCACTAGGCCTCGTCCAAAGTGGTTGAATGCGACCGTTATTTGCATGATGGCATCAGCTTGGTTGGAATCACTGGCGCCAAACAACATCACCTATAATAGAAAGAAATTGTGAATCGGCCACAACTTCGTAATGGAAGTAAGCAGTAATTGAACGGTTAAGAGTCGTTGAGAAACGTACATCGTTGTGGCGGGTAAAGTGGCTGTTGGAGATGGTGATCGCGGTGGAGCCTTCGATCGCGTCGATGAGCCCATCCTCGCAGTTGGACATGGACACGTGGTCGATCCAGATGTTGCTGGAGCCGTAGATGGAGATGCCGTCACCATCGCTCCTTGTCCTCCACCCGTAGTGTTCGGTCGAGTCGCGGACTAGCCCGCCGGCGGCAGACTTGAGGTCGTGGATGTGGAGGTTGTGGATGATCACATTGCGCACGAATTGCAGAGTGATCTGGGCACCGTAGGCGATGTGGACATTGGCGCCACGGCCGTCAAGGGTCTTGTTGCTGCCGACGATGAGCTCCTGTGAGAGGGTGATGATCATGTCGTTGGCGAAGACAATCCAGAGGGGCTCAGGCTGGATGACGGCGTGGCGAAGGGTGCCAGGGCGGGGGTTGAGGACGTCGCTGTCGGAGGGGTCGGTGACGGTGTAGAACCTCCCTGCAAAGCCCCCCATGGCTCCGTATCCGAAGCCCTTGGCGCACTGGGCGAGGAGCTTCCGGTGGTTGGCCCAGTTGCTGCGGCACCGCCAGCAGCGGTCAATCGGGTTCGTCGCCATGCACGGGCCGTTGTACTGGCGGCGGAGGCTCCTCCGGGTGCTGTTGGTCGCCGCCAGGGTTCTGCATGAACGTACGTACAGCATTTTGTTAGTAAGAATATATACGTGAAAGCAGCGGTGACGTACGTATACGGAGCTACTGTTATCATGAGCTAGCTCCTCTTAGACTAAAACCTTATGCATGAATATTAAGAAATGTACGTAAATATTGGAGCAATCAatgaagacgaagaagaagaagatcaagagagagagagagagagagagagagagagagagagagaggacgtaCTTATGGACCGCCTGGTTGAAGCTGTTGGTGACGGACTCGGGGTCGGGCTTGTAGGCGGCGAGGGCCTGTGCTCGGGCCTCCTCGGCCTTCTTCCGCCAATGCTCATCAAAGTCGGCGATGTTGGCGTTGGAGAGCGCAGCAGAGGCGAGGAAGAGgacggagaagaagaagaaggagctcGGCTTGCTGCAGCTGCATTGAAGGCCTTCCATATTTACCTccactcctctcctctcctctttatCTTTTctgaaagaatattttttaaaaaaaattaatttttttatttaattttttttttttttgttgctggAGGATGGTctggatttttttatttttccttttctttcggTTATTAATATTTGAAAGAGCCGGGAGATCGATCACAGACCCGACCAGACCAACCGACCGAGCCCACGAGGATTTTATTCTATGAGGATACAATCATAGTCCTCTCTCGGCCTCCGATGGGGTTGGGAATGTGGGGAGGATTATATACTGTGGAAAGGGTGGCTTGTTTGGGGGAATAGGAGGAGCTGTGAGGAGGAGCGAGGAGAGAGGGGAGCCATTGCTAGTTTCAAGTTTCTCGGGAGAAAAGATAGgcagagagagagcgagcgagcgagcgagcaagagagagagagagagagtttagagtTTGATGGGGTCAAAGTTTGATAGAGATTTTGTAGGGGGTGAGATTTGACGATTGGTGCATGACAGGACACCATGCACGCCCACAATCTAGGGCGACTCCTTCCTCTGATCTCTCTCTGTCGTAGGCCGTCAAATGATAAGTAATTCAATCATAAACAAACAATCTTACTCCTCagccaataaataaaaaaatttaaaaaaaaaactcattagtTGTATTTAAGAATATACTGTGAGTTGTCCATAAAAGTGCTCAATTTTTTTGGAACTAAAACCAGTTATAAGTATCAAAGCTCGTCGATCATCATGTTATATTGTTATCTTGATTATATCATAATAGTTTTTCAAACAAACTTTACAAAAATCAAGCCTTTAAGATTCGGCTACGGTTGTATATGTCTAGAAATGCATCTGTCCATTTGTGCACTTTAGTCCACTATCACTACCTATACTTTTAATCATTAATATTCTACGCAATTCTTGTCCTCAATTACCACTGATTGACAACCTATATTCTGATCTCATGTGTCTCCATTTCGGCTCCAAATCTTTTGTGTTGACGGGCATTATAGTTACCACTGAGATGCGCATGGTTCAGAGAATAATTCCtccaaatcttcttttttttcttttttttctttttcgtccCCCTAGGCCCTAATTGCCTTACTCATGTAGTCTAATTCATATTCCTTATGaatgaagcgagtagcatgctacctctttctaaaaaaaaaaaaaaaaaaaaaaatcctcgaGTAAGAAGATGAAGATCTCAAGTGGTGGTTTGTAGT
This DNA window, taken from Ananas comosus cultivar F153 linkage group 5, ASM154086v1, whole genome shotgun sequence, encodes the following:
- the LOC109710171 gene encoding pectate lyase-like; translated protein: MEGLQCSCSKPSSFFFFSVLFLASAALSNANIADFDEHWRKKAEEARAQALAAYKPDPESVTNSFNQAVHKTLAATNSTRRSLRRQYNGPCMATNPIDRCWRCRSNWANHRKLLAQCAKGFGYGAMGGFAGRFYTVTDPSDSDVLNPRPGTLRHAVIQPEPLWIVFANDMIITLSQELIVGSNKTLDGRGANVHIAYGAQITLQFVRNVIIHNLHIHDLKSAAGGLVRDSTEHYGWRTRSDGDGISIYGSSNIWIDHVSMSNCEDGLIDAIEGSTAITISNSHFTRHNDVMLFGASDSNQADAIMQITVAFNHFGRGLVQRMPRCRWGFVHVVNNDYTHWLMYAVGGSKHPTIISQGNRYIAPPNLAAKEITKRDYATEAEWKQWVWKSDGDLMQNGAFFVQSGGQNMRKFSRTEFIKAKPGTFVTRLTRFSGALNCRVGQKC